In the genome of Bacillus thuringiensis, the window AAGAGCTTCCAACGAGAAGTCCTTCTTTTTGCGCTAATTCTTTCACTCTTAAAAATGCATTTCGATCAGAAATCGTATGAATTTCATCAAAATAAGATGTCTTCAAAAATGGCGGGATAAATTCCAATCCAATTCCTTCGGTCTCATGTGAACCAGCCTTACCACCATTTAAAATAGATCCTTCTGGCTCTACGATAACTGTTTTAATATCTATATTTTTTTCTTTCAAATAAGATGCAGTCCCCATAAAAGTACCGCCAGTTCCTGCTCCAGCAACAAATATGTTAATCTCTCCATTCAATGCATCCCACAGTTCAGGGCCTAACGTTTTAAAGTATGCACGAGGATTTGCCTCATTTGCAAATTGACTTGGAGAGTATGAATTCGGTATTTCATTTACTAACTCTTTTGCTTTTGCAATTGCACCGGTCATTCCTTGCTCAGTCGGTGTATGCACGACCGTTGCACCTAGCGCTTTCATTAACTCTTGTTTTTCAATACTAAATTTCTCTGGTACACAAACAATAACGCGCAAATCATGTTCTAACGCTGCAAGTGCCAGTCCAATACCAGTATTCCCAGCAGTCGGTTCAATAATTGTTCCACCCTGGGTAACAAGCCCTTTTTCTAGCGCATCTTCGATTAATTCTCTTCCTAAACGATCCTTAACGCTTCCGCCTGGGTTATAAAATTCAAGTTTTGCAAATAAACGGACCCCTTTCGGAAGTGAAAAACGAGTAATTTCTACAATTGGTGTATGACCGATTAACTCATGAACTCCACGATATACATTCATCGTGTTCTCCCCCTTGTTTGCCAATAAAGAAAAGGCAACTGTATGTATTTTCTTTATATGAGACAGTTGCCTTTTTGTTACATTACTTTAACTCTTCTAACACTTTTACGATAAAGTTTGTAGAATGAAGAGCTGCTTGATCTAAAAACTGATCAAATGAAACATTTGATTCTTTACCAGCAATATCAGAAAGTGCGCGAATGATAACAAACGGAACTTCATATTGGTGGCATACTTGTGCAACAGCTGCTGCTTCCATTTCTACCGCATAAAGATTTTCAAATTTATCACGGATGGCTGCAACGCGGTTCGGATCACTCATAAATGAATCACCTGTTGCAATCATACCTTTTACAACTTGAATATTTTCTTCAGCTTGCATACATTTCTCAGCTAATGCAACTAACGCCTCATCAGCTTTAAATCCAGGCGGCATTCCTGGTACTTGACCATATTCATAGTTAAATACTGTTACATCTACGTCATGGTGACGAACTTCAGTGGAAATAACTACATCACCAACGTTTAGAGAATGATGGAATCCACCAGCTGAACCAGTATTAATTACTTTTTCAGGCTTATACTTTTCTAATAAAATTGTCGTTGACATCGCTGCATTTACTTTACCAATACCAGACTTTAACAAGATTACTTCATGTCCTGCTAATAGTCCTTTCGTAAATTCACAACCTGCAACCGTTTCTGTTTCTGCTTGTTCTAATTTGTCACGTAAAATACGTACTTCTTCTTCCATTGCTCCAATTACAGCAATTCTCAATCTAATCCCTCTTTCTATTGCTTAGTTGCCTCCATTACCCAAACGAAATGATTTAATCTCGTAAACGTTACATGGAAGCCATTGTTTTCAAAAATAGTCTGCATAACTGGAATACGTGTATAGTATTCCGTTTGCAAATCGTTTGCTAACTGGTGAAAACCTCTTTGTTTTGCTGTTTCAACAGTTTTATCATATGCATCTTGATCTGCAAATATCGTATCAGCAAACACTATTTTACCACCTTTGTTTAGCAATTGACTATACTTCGCAACCGCTACATTTTTTTCATCATCTGTTAAATGATGAAATGCATAGGTGCTAACAATGGTATCAATTGAATTTTGGACTTCAAACGACAGAAAATCACCTTCTGTAATCGAAAATTCTTTTGGCAATTTCTCTTTTGCAATCATACGCATTTCACGCGACGGTTCTATACCGTAAACTGTGCGGCCAGCAAGTAATAATTTATTTGTTAAATTACCTGTACCGACACCAAATTCTAATACATTACCAAATGACTTGTTAACTACATCCTCTAGAATATCCTCATAATGGGCGAAAACTTCTTTATATTGTATATCTTCGCCTTGTACGAATGAGTCGTACGTATGAGCCCACTCATCAAATAAACCATTAAATTCTGTGCCCATAAAAATTCCCCTTTTTCTTATCGGTTTTATCAGTATGATATTCCCTCTTTCTAAAAATGTCAATTGAAATGTACATGGTATTTCCTTCTTTTCTTTGTTACACTATAGTTGATTACATAGGAGAGGGGCCGTCTTCATGTCATTTACCTTTGAAATGTTAGAAGATAAAATAGAATTTTTTGAAGCGGGAGACTTAGCTTCTTTAGAACGAAAAATTAGTGAACAAATCGATAATAATAAAGCACTTATGCTTGAAGTTCATCACATCTCACATCAAATGGTTATGGATCCTGAAAGCAAAAGACCGTATTATAGCGCGGTTGTTCATTTTAAATTAAAGAAATTGCGTTAACTAAAAAAAGAGAAGCTCCTAAGGAGCTTCTCTTTTTTAGTTTAGAGTTTGAACAAGTACTGGTTTCCAGCCCTCATTATCTACCCAATCAATATTTACGTAATATCTTTTTCCACTTTGCTTATCTTGAACGTCACCATAAGCTTTGCTCTTTCCAGTTTTGTCTCTTCCAACAAAATGGAATACTAATTGCTCCTTCGGTACTTCAATACCTGCAGCAATTGCACTTTGCATCTCATTCCAATCTGATGACCCCTGTTTAAACGTCATCGCTGGTGATGAACCTTGTTCTGTTCCTACAGCTTTCCAAGAAGGTTTTGTATAAGCCTCTTTTGCCTTGGATACAGTTTTTTCAGCTGATACTTTCTCGTTAGCTTTCGCTTCTTCTTCAGCTTTTTTCTTTTCTTCCTCAGCCTTTAACTTCTCTTCTTCAGCTTTTTGCTTAGCTTCTGCTTGCTCTTGCTCTTTTTCTTTTTTCTTAGCAGATGCTTTATCTTCTGATTTTCCAGCTTTCTCATTCTTTGTTGTTTGTTGAGAGACTTTCTTATCACTAGAAGATGCTTGCTCTTTCGTATTAGGAACGAACAATTGATATGCTACAATAGCTACTAATAGTAACACAATAGCGATTGCAATATTTAAAACACCGTTTTGACGACGTTTTTGTTGTTTCTGTTGG includes:
- a CDS encoding YrzA family protein; this translates as MSFTFEMLEDKIEFFEAGDLASLERKISEQIDNNKALMLEVHHISHQMVMDPESKRPYYSAVVHFKLKKLR
- a CDS encoding YrrS family protein, yielding MAGGSRFQQKQQKRRQNGVLNIAIAIVLLLVAIVAYQLFVPNTKEQASSSDKKVSQQTTKNEKAGKSEDKASAKKKEKEQEQAEAKQKAEEEKLKAEEEKKKAEEEAKANEKVSAEKTVSKAKEAYTKPSWKAVGTEQGSSPAMTFKQGSSDWNEMQSAIAAGIEVPKEQLVFHFVGRDKTGKSKAYGDVQDKQSGKRYYVNIDWVDNEGWKPVLVQTLN
- a CDS encoding O-acetylserine dependent cystathionine beta-synthase, giving the protein MNVYRGVHELIGHTPIVEITRFSLPKGVRLFAKLEFYNPGGSVKDRLGRELIEDALEKGLVTQGGTIIEPTAGNTGIGLALAALEHDLRVIVCVPEKFSIEKQELMKALGATVVHTPTEQGMTGAIAKAKELVNEIPNSYSPSQFANEANPRAYFKTLGPELWDALNGEINIFVAGAGTGGTFMGTASYLKEKNIDIKTVIVEPEGSILNGGKAGSHETEGIGLEFIPPFLKTSYFDEIHTISDRNAFLRVKELAQKEGLLVGSSSGAAFHASLLEAEKAAPGTNIVTIFPDSSERYLSKDIYKGWE
- a CDS encoding class I SAM-dependent methyltransferase, encoding MGTEFNGLFDEWAHTYDSFVQGEDIQYKEVFAHYEDILEDVVNKSFGNVLEFGVGTGNLTNKLLLAGRTVYGIEPSREMRMIAKEKLPKEFSITEGDFLSFEVQNSIDTIVSTYAFHHLTDDEKNVAVAKYSQLLNKGGKIVFADTIFADQDAYDKTVETAKQRGFHQLANDLQTEYYTRIPVMQTIFENNGFHVTFTRLNHFVWVMEATKQ
- the mtnN gene encoding 5'-methylthioadenosine/S-adenosylhomocysteine nucleosidase — its product is MRIAVIGAMEEEVRILRDKLEQAETETVAGCEFTKGLLAGHEVILLKSGIGKVNAAMSTTILLEKYKPEKVINTGSAGGFHHSLNVGDVVISTEVRHHDVDVTVFNYEYGQVPGMPPGFKADEALVALAEKCMQAEENIQVVKGMIATGDSFMSDPNRVAAIRDKFENLYAVEMEAAAVAQVCHQYEVPFVIIRALSDIAGKESNVSFDQFLDQAALHSTNFIVKVLEELK